The Plasmodium yoelii strain 17X genome assembly, chromosome: 8 genome includes a region encoding these proteins:
- a CDS encoding tubulin-specific chaperone, putative has protein sequence MNNYIKVDLVHNLYKNKKWAEIKLNKFDTINNIKKKIYGHTGTLSNNMKLYAYNELDIENTQIYLKDDNLSLNDYGVKDSYIIYIHEVNPAFHNDDIYNIDDDKKLENLKHLKYEINDEDYDKRPDSFRKFIQKIRQSQKNAEKAENQENQENQENQENANKNICNGELCNSNLCNGELYKVGSRCRIKIGDRRGTLKFVGNLKNNDVIYVGVDLDEPLGNSDGFYQKKKIFECKGDKYGYIGNINSIEVGDFPPFDIMNFDEF, from the coding sequence atgaataattatataaaggtAGATCTAgtacataatttatataaaaataaaaaatgggcagaaataaaactaaataaatttgacacaataaataatattaaaaaaaaaatatatgggcATACAGGAACTTTATCAAACAATATGAAATTATATGCCTATAATGAATTGGATATCGAAAATAcacaaatttatttaaaagatGATAATCTATCTTTAAATGATTATGGTGTAAAAGAtagttatataatatatatacatgaagTTAACCCAGCATTTCataatgatgatatatataatatagatgatgataaaaaattggaaaatctaaagcatttaaaatatgaaataaatgatgAGGATTATGATAAGAGACCAGATAGTTTTCGAAAATTTATCCAAAAAATTAGGCAGAGCCAAAAAAATGCGGAAAAGGCGGAAAATCAAGAAAATCAAGAAAATCAAGAAAATCAAGAAAATGCGAATAAAAACATATGCAATGGTGAGTTGTGTAATAGTAACCTGTGCAATGGTGAGCTGTATAAAGTGGGAAGTCGGTGTAGAATTAAAATAGGAGATAGAAGAGGAACTCTAAAATTTGTTGggaatctaaaaaataatgacgTTATTTATGTTGGTGTTGATTTAGATGAACCTTTAGGAAATTCTGACGggttttatcaaaaaaaaaaaatatttgaatgtaAAGGAGACAAATATGGATATATAGGAAATATTAATTCAATTGAAGTTGGAGATTTCCCCCCTTTTGACATAATGAATTTTGATgaattttga